ATAACGCGTATATGGATTAGACTTTACCGTTTCATATACTTCTTCATAACTTGTGTCATCTGAAAATGCAGTGACATTAATTCTTGGTGTCGTATTAACATCGTTGATTTTTAATTTCTCAAAATCAATAACACCTTGGATACGTTTGCTTTCCATTTCATTAAATGCGCCTTCACTTCCAGCAATAGTAACTAATTGACGTATTTCTTCTTTAGAATATTTTTGCTCATCTTCTTGATTTTTAGTTAGCGCATGATGAATGCTATCAGTTAAACCATTTAATATCATTGTTACTGGTTTAAAAATCATAGTAATCAGTTTTAGTGGTCCATAAACAAAACGAGCTAATTTGTTAGGTATTGAAGCTGCAATAGACTTTGGAATAACCTCACCTACTAAAATAACTATGATAATCGACACTATAATCGATCCAATAAGACTATAATGATATTTTATAGCAAAAACTGTTACGAACGTTAAAATCAACAAGTTAGCTATCGTATTACATACTAGAATTGTTGTAATAAAAACACTTGGCTTTTGTAAAAAATTAAGTAATTTTTCTGCTTTTTTATCTCCTTGTTGCGTTTCCTCACTTAGTTTTATTTTGTTTATAGCAGTTAATGCTGTTTCACTACTTGAAAAGAAAAATGAGGCTAACAATAATATGATTATCGATATAACCAAAAAGCATATCCCCTTCATTAAATATTATTTGCTGTTGCAATAATTATTCCCTGTGCTATTTTAAAAAAACAACTTTATTCATGAAATAAATCGATTTAAAAGCATATTTATAACCTTGCATTTGTATACCTAATAGTTTAACACGATAGTTTGTCATAATGTTACTTTTAACAACCTTACAATTATAAATTAATGATTCGTTTGTGCAATTAACTTTATAAAATTCCTAGATTTAACAATAAAAAAAGAGGCGCCCTAGGGACACCTCTCTATATAATCATTACACAATCGAATAAAATTACTAACCGATACTACCTTCCATTTCAAATTTAATTAGTCGGTTCATTTCTACAGCGTATTCCATTGGTAATTCTTTTGTAAATGGTTCAATGAAGCCCATAACAATCATTTCTGTCGCTTCTTCTTCTGAAATACCACGGCTCATTAGATAGAATAATTGTTCTTCAGAAACTTTAGAAACTTTCGCTTCGTGTTCTAATGAGATATTGTCGTTAAATACTTCATTGTAAGGAATAGTGTCAGAAGTTGATTCATTGTCTAAAATCAACGTATCACATTCAATATTTGAACGTGCACCTTTCGCTTTACGTCCGAAGTGAACAATACCACGATAAACAACTTTACCGCCGTCTTTAGAAATAGATTTAGATACAATTGTTGAAGACGTGTTTGGTGCTTTATGAATCATTTTCGCGCCAGCGTCTTGTACTTGTCCTTTACCAGCAAAAGCAATTGATAAAGTACTACCTTTGGCTCCTTCACCTAGAAGTACACAGTTAGGGTATTTCATTGTTAGTTTAGAACCTAAGTTTCCATCTACCCATTCCATATTACCATTTTCATAAACTAGTGTACGTTTAGTAACTAAGTTATAAACATTGTTAGCCCAGTTTTGAATTGTAGTATAACGAACATGAGCGTCTTTATGAACGATAATTTCAACGACTGCTGAGTGTAGTGAACTTGTTGTGTAAACTGGTGCAGTACAACCTTCTACATAGTTTACTGAAGCACCTTCATCAGCAATGATTAAAGTACGTTCGAATTGACCCATATTTTCAGAGTTGATACGGAAGTATGCTTGTAATGGTGTATCTAATTTAATGTTTTTAGGTACATAAATAAATGAACCACCAGACCATACAGCTGAGTTTAGTGCAGAGAATTTATTATCTGCTGCAGGTACTACAGATGCAAAGTATTCTTTGAATAATTCTTCATTTTCTCTTAATGCACTATCTGTATCTTTAAAGATAATACCTTTATCTTCAAGTTCTTTTTCCATATTATGATAAACAACTTCTGATTCATATTGAGCAGATACGCCTGCAAGATATTTTTGTTCTGCTTCTGGAATACCTAATTTATCAAAAGTACGTTTAATTTCTTCTGGAACTTCATCCCATGAGCGTTCAGCGTGTTCAGATGGTTTTACATAATACGTAATATCATCAAAATCTAATTCTGATAAATCTCCACCCCACTGTGGCATTGGCATTTTATAGAAATGCTTTAATGCTTTAAGTCTGAAATCAAGCATCCATTCTGGCTCTTCTTTCATATTAGAAATTTCTTTAACGATGTTTTCTGTTAAACCTCGTTCTGATCTAAAAATGGAAACATCTTCTTCGTGGAAACCATATTTGTAATCTCCAACATCAGGTGCTTTCTTAGCCATGTTAATCACTCCTTTTATATATTTAAAGCCTCATCCGTGCGAGTTATATCTATTAAGTTGGTAACAAGTTGCATCGTATCTTCATTAATGCCACTACCAAGCTACATTAAACATTAGCTAGTTTAATCACCTTAGATTATTCTTGTTGTTTATTCTAGTTTGAATGGCATATTACACTTTGTCAACGCATTACAATAATTAATCTTCTGCTTTACCTTCTTTTTCAACTGTACCTTTTTCTAATGCTTTCCATGCTAGCGTCGCACATTTAATACGCGCTGGGAATTGTGACACACCTTGTAGTGCTTCAATATCGCCCATATCTTCAGTGATTTCGTAATCTTCTCCAAGCATCATTTTCGTGAATTCTTGGCTCATTTCCATAGCCTCAGCTAAAGTATGACCTTTAATTGATTCTGTCATCATTGAAGCACTAGACATAGAAATTGAACAGCCTTCTCCATCGAATTTAGCGTCTTTAATAACATTATCTTCGATATCAAACGTTAAATTGATACGATCCCCACATGTTGGATTGTTCATATCTACAGTCATCGTACCATTATCTAATTTCCCTTTATTTCTAGGGTTTTTATAATGATCCATAATAACTGAACGATACAATTGATCTAAATTATTAAAATTCATATGAGAAAAACTCCTTCGTTTGCTTTAACGCTTCAACTAATTGGTCAATATCTTCAGTCGTATTGTAAATATAAAAACTAGCACGCGCAGTTGACGACTGATTTAACCACTTCATCAATGGTTGCGCACAATGATGACCTGCACGTACAGCCACGCCTTCGGTATCGACAGCTGTAGCTACATCGTGAGGGTGAATATCTTTAATATTAAAAGTAATTATACCTGCGCGACGATCTTTTGGCGGTCCATATATTTCAATACCATCGACAGTAGACATTTGTTCATAAGCATATTCTGTTAAATTTTTTTCATACTCATGAATCGCATCGAAACCTAAATCTTCGAGATATTTAATCGCTTCTCCAAGACCAATAGCTTGTGCAATTAATGGTGTACCCGCTTCAAATTTAGTTGGTAAATCCGCCCATGTTGCATCGTAATTACTTACAAAGTCAATCATGTCACCACCAAATTCAACAGGTTCCATTTCTTGTAGTAATTTTCGTTTACCATATAAAACGCCTATACCTGTTGGCCCAAGCATTTTATGGCCACTAAAACTATAAAAATCTACATCCAGGTCTTGCATATCTAAAGCAGAATGTGGTGCAGCTTGTGCGCCATCAACACTTATCACAGCACCATGTTCATGTGCTACCTCAGTTATTGCTTTTACATCGTTAATTGTACCT
The genomic region above belongs to Staphylococcus durrellii and contains:
- the sufB gene encoding Fe-S cluster assembly protein SufB gives rise to the protein MAKKAPDVGDYKYGFHEEDVSIFRSERGLTENIVKEISNMKEEPEWMLDFRLKALKHFYKMPMPQWGGDLSELDFDDITYYVKPSEHAERSWDEVPEEIKRTFDKLGIPEAEQKYLAGVSAQYESEVVYHNMEKELEDKGIIFKDTDSALRENEELFKEYFASVVPAADNKFSALNSAVWSGGSFIYVPKNIKLDTPLQAYFRINSENMGQFERTLIIADEGASVNYVEGCTAPVYTTSSLHSAVVEIIVHKDAHVRYTTIQNWANNVYNLVTKRTLVYENGNMEWVDGNLGSKLTMKYPNCVLLGEGAKGSTLSIAFAGKGQVQDAGAKMIHKAPNTSSTIVSKSISKDGGKVVYRGIVHFGRKAKGARSNIECDTLILDNESTSDTIPYNEVFNDNISLEHEAKVSKVSEEQLFYLMSRGISEEEATEMIVMGFIEPFTKELPMEYAVEMNRLIKFEMEGSIG
- the sufU gene encoding Fe-S cluster assembly sulfur transfer protein SufU, with amino-acid sequence MNFNNLDQLYRSVIMDHYKNPRNKGKLDNGTMTVDMNNPTCGDRINLTFDIEDNVIKDAKFDGEGCSISMSSASMMTESIKGHTLAEAMEMSQEFTKMMLGEDYEITEDMGDIEALQGVSQFPARIKCATLAWKALEKGTVEKEGKAED
- a CDS encoding cysteine desulfurase, whose translation is MTESLNVQEIIKDFPILNQQVNGKRLAYLDTTATSQTPVQVLNVLDEYYKKYNSNVHRGVHTLGSLATDAYEGARETVRRFINARYFEEIIFTRGTTSSINVVARSYGDANIQPGEEIVVTEMEHHANIVPWQQLAKRKNAKLKFIPMTSEGELDIEDIKATINDNTKIVAIAHVSNVLGTINDVKAITEVAHEHGAVISVDGAQAAPHSALDMQDLDVDFYSFSGHKMLGPTGIGVLYGKRKLLQEMEPVEFGGDMIDFVSNYDATWADLPTKFEAGTPLIAQAIGLGEAIKYLEDLGFDAIHEYEKNLTEYAYEQMSTVDGIEIYGPPKDRRAGIITFNIKDIHPHDVATAVDTEGVAVRAGHHCAQPLMKWLNQSSTARASFYIYNTTEDIDQLVEALKQTKEFFSYEF
- a CDS encoding hemolysin family protein, producing the protein MVISIIILLLASFFFSSSETALTAINKIKLSEETQQGDKKAEKLLNFLQKPSVFITTILVCNTIANLLILTFVTVFAIKYHYSLIGSIIVSIIIVILVGEVIPKSIAASIPNKLARFVYGPLKLITMIFKPVTMILNGLTDSIHHALTKNQEDEQKYSKEEIRQLVTIAGSEGAFNEMESKRIQGVIDFEKLKINDVNTTPRINVTAFSDDTSYEEVYETVKSNPYTRYPVYEGDIDNIVGVFHSKYLLAWNHEQDKSIIDYTSVPLFVNEHNKAEWVLRKMTVTRKHLAIVLDEYGGTDGIVSHEDLIEEMLGMEIEDEMDEEEEEKLTSNIKQ